In a single window of the Candidatus Methylomirabilota bacterium genome:
- a CDS encoding 2-dehydropantoate 2-reductase — protein sequence MNVAVVGVGAVGGYFGGLLAKGGANVTFIARGKRLEALRATGLTVKSWKGDFAVRVSATDEPTKVGPVDLVLFCVKSYDTESTIRQVLPLIGEQTDVLSLQNGIDNEGTIAALIGQDRVLAGVAYIGASAPEPGLVLHQESGKIMFGEFDGGVSERVSGLKAFFQRYGCPADISSDMKTVLWTKLAWNAPFNAINTLVGGPVKVILENPHTLELARLVTAEVVTVANASGISLAFEQVWERNVTFSQHYNVKTSMLQDHEAGKPLEHEALNGVIVRKAAEYGLQAPCNFALYALLSRLQGTN from the coding sequence ATGAACGTCGCGGTGGTGGGGGTGGGGGCGGTTGGGGGCTACTTCGGCGGGCTGCTGGCGAAGGGCGGCGCGAATGTGACCTTCATCGCCCGAGGAAAGCGTCTGGAGGCACTCAGGGCGACGGGCCTCACGGTCAAGAGCTGGAAGGGGGACTTCGCCGTCCGCGTCAGTGCGACCGATGAACCCACCAAGGTTGGTCCCGTCGACCTGGTCCTCTTCTGCGTCAAATCGTACGATACCGAATCGACGATTCGCCAGGTCCTCCCATTAATCGGGGAGCAGACAGATGTGCTCTCGCTTCAGAATGGGATCGACAACGAGGGCACAATCGCAGCCCTTATCGGACAGGATAGGGTCTTGGCGGGGGTTGCCTACATCGGGGCGAGCGCGCCGGAACCCGGGCTCGTTCTTCATCAGGAGAGCGGGAAGATCATGTTCGGAGAGTTCGACGGCGGTGTCAGCGAGCGGGTTTCCGGGCTCAAGGCGTTCTTTCAGCGGTACGGTTGTCCGGCCGATATCTCATCCGATATGAAAACAGTCCTCTGGACGAAGCTCGCCTGGAATGCCCCGTTTAATGCGATCAATACACTGGTTGGCGGCCCCGTCAAGGTCATCCTTGAGAACCCGCACACCCTTGAACTGGCGCGGTTGGTGACGGCGGAGGTCGTCACTGTGGCGAACGCATCAGGGATCAGCCTTGCTTTTGAGCAGGTGTGGGAACGGAACGTCACGTTCTCTCAGCATTATAATGTCAAGACGTCGATGCTGCAGGACCACGAGGCAGGCAAGCCTTTGGAGCATGAGGCCTTGAATGGCGTCATCGTCAGAAAGGCGGCCGAATACGGGCTGCAGGCGCCTTGCAACTTCGCCCTTTATGCCCTCCTGTCGAGGTTGCAGGGCACGAACTGA
- a CDS encoding SAM-dependent methyltransferase, with translation MSEHKEVLPGHGLHVEKMPGHWLLAQMGKRVLRPGGLELTRRMLDALNIRSTDRVVEFAPGLGVTAQIVLAKSPSSYTAVEADEVAATRVRGYLSGDNQRCVVGQAEESGLPDACATVVYCEAMLSMKTPEHKATIIQEAKRLLVPGGRCGIHELALVPDDIETAIRDAINRALSQSIHVGVRPMTGSEWRALLEHEGLSITAQATAPMHLLEPSEMIRNEGVAGMARIAWNVLRNPAARQRIHAMRRVFRQYDRNLAALMLVAEKENS, from the coding sequence ATGAGTGAACACAAAGAGGTCCTGCCGGGACACGGGCTGCACGTCGAGAAGATGCCGGGGCACTGGCTGCTGGCGCAGATGGGCAAACGGGTGTTGCGTCCCGGTGGCCTTGAACTCACCCGTCGGATGCTGGATGCGCTCAATATCCGATCGACGGACCGGGTCGTCGAATTTGCGCCTGGGTTGGGTGTGACGGCGCAGATAGTGCTGGCGAAATCTCCGTCCAGTTATACCGCGGTAGAGGCGGACGAGGTCGCCGCCACGCGGGTCCGAGGCTATCTGTCCGGCGACAATCAGCGCTGTGTGGTCGGACAAGCGGAAGAGTCAGGTCTACCGGACGCCTGCGCTACGGTCGTGTACTGCGAAGCGATGCTGAGCATGAAGACGCCGGAACATAAGGCGACAATCATCCAAGAGGCCAAGCGTCTGCTGGTCCCGGGTGGGCGTTGCGGCATCCATGAATTGGCCTTAGTTCCGGACGATATCGAGACGGCAATCAGAGACGCCATTAATCGGGCGCTCTCGCAATCGATTCATGTGGGGGTGCGGCCGATGACCGGGTCGGAATGGCGAGCGCTGCTGGAACATGAAGGGTTGAGCATTACGGCGCAGGCCACTGCACCGATGCACCTGCTTGAGCCCTCCGAGATGATCCGGAATGAGGGTGTGGCTGGAATGGCCCGGATTGCCTGGAACGTGCTGCGGAATCCGGCGGCGCGCCAGCGAATACACGCGATGCGCCGGGTATTCCGTCAGTACGACCGAAACCTGGCGGCGCTTATGCTGGTCGCCGAAAAGGAAAATTCATAG